In Hyperolius riggenbachi isolate aHypRig1 chromosome 10, aHypRig1.pri, whole genome shotgun sequence, a genomic segment contains:
- the SCD gene encoding stearoyl-CoA desaturase produces MMYRGSQTLVENPSVNAEDIGASRGMTDDIFDTTYEDKKGPAPMKIVWRNVILMSLLHVGALYGFLLVPSAKAATLVWACVCFTLSALGVTAGAHRLWSHRSYKATLPLRIFLATSNTMAFQNDIYEWARDHRAHHKYSETNADPHNAMRGFFFSHIGWLLVRKHPDVIEKGKKLDLSDLHADKVIMFQRRHYKKLILLMCFVLPTAVPCYFWGETLFIAFYVPCLLRYALVLNATWLVNSAAHMYGNRPYDKNINPRENKLVALGAIGEGFHNYHHTFPYDYTSSEFGMRYNFTTMFINAMCYLGLASDCKRVSKETIKARQQRTGDGSHRSG; encoded by the exons ATGATGTATCGGGGGAGTCAGACGCTCGTGGAGAATCCCAGCGTAAATGCTGAGGATATTGGAGCAAGCCGTGGAATGACTGATGATATCTTTGACACTACATATGAAGATAAGAAAGGACCTGCTCCTATGAAAATAGTATGGAGAAATGTCATCCTGATGTCTCTCCTCCATGTAGGAGCACTGTATGGGTTTTTACTTGTACCATCAGCAAAGGCGGCCACCTTGGTCTGGG CTTGCGTTTGCTTCACGCTGAGTGCCCTTGGGGTAACTGCTGGTGCCCATCGCCTCTGGAGCCACCGATCTTATAAAGCCACACTCCCTCTAAGGATCTTTCTGGCAACTTCAAATACCATGGCATTCCAG AATGACATTTATGAGTGGGCACGAGACCACAGGGCACATCACAAATACTCTGAAACAAATGCTGACCCTCATAACGCAATGAGAGGCTTCTTCTTCTCACACATTGGCTGGCTCCTTGTGCGAAAACACCCAGATGTCATCGAAAAGGGCAAAAAACTTGACTTAAGTGACCTTCATGCAGACAAGGTGATAATGTTCCAGAGGAG GCACTACAAGAAGCTCATCCTGTTGATGTGCTTTGTTCTTCCCACTGCGGTTCCATGTTATTTTTGGGGTGAAACCCTGTTTATTGCTTTCTACGTTCCCTGCCTCCTCCGCTACGCACTTGTACTCAATGCAACATGGCTTGTCAACAGTGCAGCTCATATGTACGGAAACCGACCATACGACAAGAACATCAACCCAAGAGAGAATAAACTTGTGGCCTTAGGAGCAATCG gtgAAGGTTTTCATAATTACCATCACACATTCCCTTATGACTATACAAGTAGTGAGTTTGGAATGCGTTACAATTTCACTACAATGTTCataaatgcaatgtgctacttgggCCTTGCCAGTGACTGCAAGAGAGTCTCCAAAGAGACCATCAAAGCTCGACAGCAGCGCACAGGAGACGGAAGTCACAGAAGTGGCTGA